In the genome of Methylococcus sp. EFPC2, the window CGTGCCTTACCTCGCATCGCTCGCAGCGTGGGCCGGGCAGCCGCCCGGCGCGGAGTACGCCCGGCCGCGCTGCCGGCCGCCGTGCAGCGCACCGCCCAGCGCGTCGCTGCCCGTCCGGGCATGGCGCAGCGCTTGGCGCGCGCGCCTCTGCCCGCCGCGGGCATCGGGACCGCGAGACCGGCTCTGCGCGGCGGTGTGCCGCGCCGACTGGTTTTGCGCGGGCCGGTGGAAATCATCTTGCGGCGCTGAATCGCACCGTTCGTATCTCAGCCAATCAGAACGAGGAGACAGCCATGAGTTTCGAAGCCGATGTGATGGACGACCTCTTTTACGACGAAGCCGAAGGGCCCGCGCGCCACTTCGACGAATACGACGAGTACGATGCTTACGAAGGTAGCGATGAGTTTTTGCGCAGCATCATAGGCGGCGTGGGCCGGGTGGTCGGAGGCCTGATGGGCGGTGGCGGCGAGGGATTCGACGAATACGACGAATGGGATGCCTACGAAAGCGACGAGTATGAAGGCGACGCCATCGATGCCATGGAGGAGGCGGTGGTGGACGCCCTGGACGCGGAGGATACCGACGAGTTCTTCCGTCGCCTGGCGCGCGGCATCGGTCGCGTGGCGCGCGGCGCGGTGCGGGTGGCCCGCCGGGTCGCTCCGGTGGTCGGCCGCATCGCCCGCACCGTGGCGCCCATCGCCAGCGCCATACCGCTGCCGTGGACGCAGGCCATCGGCCGGGTGGCCGGCGTGATGGGGCGTCTGATGGCGGACGAGGCGGACGAGTTCGAGGCTCTGGACGAGATGTTCGATCTGGCCGAGGTCGACGACATCGACGCCGCGGCCCCGGTGATCGCCGGACTCACCATCCGCACCGCCATGCCGGGCGTTGCCCGCCTGCCGCGCGCGCAGCGGCGCCAATTGGTGCGCAGTGCCACTCAGGCCGTACGCACCGTGGCGCGCCGCCAGGGACCGCAGGCCGCACGTGCGCTGCCCGCCGTGGTCGGCGCCGTGCAGCGCGGTGTGCGTCAGCGCCGCATACCGCCGCGGGCGGTTCCGCAAGCCATACGCCGCACCGCCACGCGGGTCGCGCAGAGTCCCCGTCTGGTTCGCCGCGCGGTGCGCGCCGGTGCCGTGGCTGGGGCGGCTACGGCGCGCCGGCCGGTCCCGTCGTCGGCGGCGCTCTGTGCCGCCTGCCGGCGCCGCCAGCGCTTGGCGGTGCGCGGTCCGGCAAGAGCCTAGGTATGCAGGGTCGTTAAGCTTGAGCGGGGAGGGCAGAGCGATGTTGGCGCGAAAATTCCTGGGCATCAAGATACGGGCGCTGGCCGCGCGGGCCAGACGCCTGGCCGGCATCGAAGGCGAGGCCGTGGGCATACGTCCGCAGGATAGGCCGTACGCGCCCAGCGAGGCCCATTTCCGCGCCGCCAACCAGCGGCTCGCGACCATAGACGCCCAGGTGGCGCGCCGCCTGGAACATCTGCAAGGCCACTGGCAAAGCGCGCCGCTCGACCGGGTATTGATCGACATCGCCCTGGTGGAGCGTGAGGTCGACCGGGCACGGCGGGCCTTCGGCCTGTTCTTCGAGCTGTTCAGCCAGCGTGGCTCGGTATTCGCACCCACCCTGGCCGCCCACGACGTGATCGCCGCCGATTGCTACGCGGCCATACGCCAGGCCGCTCCCCGGATCTTCCGGGGCCCTTTGCTCAAGCCCTTGTGCTACATGGAGCACGGCTTTTCCCCGGCGACCATGCGGCGGGGGGTGCAGCTCAACCGCTTGCTGGGCGAGCCCAATCCCTTCCCCATCGTCCGTCTGCCCTGGGACCGCGACAATCCCTGGCAGGCGGTGTTTCTGCACGAGGTTTCGCACAACCTTCAGGCCGACTTAGGGATCTGGCGGGAGAACCGCCAGGCGGTGGTGCGCCGGGTGATCCGTTCGGTAGGCGATCCCGGGCTGACCCGTATCTGGGGCGTGTGGCACAAGGAAATCTTTGCCGATCTCGCCGCCATCCTGCTGGGCGGGCCGGCCGCCGCCTGGGGCATGGCTACCTTCCTGGCCCACCCGGCCACACGGACGATGACTTTCCGCCCCGGCGGCGCGCATCCCACCGCCTATCTGCGCGTACACATCCTGGCCGAAATGGTGCGGCGGCTGGGCTTCACCCGCGAGGCCGAGCGCCTGACCCGGGTGTGGGACACGCTGTATCGACCCTCCGGTGCGCAACATCGGCTGCCGCAACGGCTGCTGGCCAGCTCCAGCCGGCTGATACCGGAAGTGGTGGACGAGATCGCCTTCCAGACCCGCCGCAACCTGGCGCACCGCAGCCTGAGCGACATCATCCCCTTCCGGCCCGAGCACGAGGCCGCCATACACGCCGGCGCGCGTCGGCTGGCGCAGGGACAGGTGCCGGAAAACCTGCCGCCGCGACAACTGGTCAGCGCCGCCAGCTACGCCCTGGCGGACGGGAAAATCCAGCCGAACCGCCTGTCGCGGATGGTGATCGAGCATTTGAACAGCATACGTGCAAGCCCCGCCGAACGGCCGCGACGCATGGCGGCCTGAGGACCCACAAGGAACTTTCCCCGATTTCAGTGAGGTGAAGCTATGACTTCCGCATCGAGCAATCCTTTCTACGGCTCAGGCTCCACAAGCCCGTCCGGCGCCAGCGGGTATCAGCGGATGGCGCTGGACAATCTGATCCGGCGGGAACTCAAGGTCAGCGATCCCAACGATCCGCAGCAGATCGCCAATGCCTTGCTGGAGCGTTTCAAAGAGGACCCCAGGGCGCGTGCGATCAATCAGGAGGCCCGCGGCTTGCCGTTTTTACAGGCGCTGCAGATAAGCAGCCCGGTTGCACAGGCATCCACCTCGACCGATACCGAATTGCGGCAGGCCAAGGACGACATTGACCGCGATTTGCAGGAATTGCTGACCAACTCCTTGCTCAAAGATGTGACGCCCGAAATCGAGGGCTGGGCCCAAGCGGTTCGCTCCGCGATTCAGGAGGGGACGCTGGCCGCCCGGTTCGCGCTGGATCCCCGGCAACGCGATAAGGGATTTGCGATACGTCGCCAGCTCGGCGATTACGCCCGCATGGCTCGACTGGTCGGTGCGCTGTCGCCCACGGCCGCATCGATCTACCGGAGTTTCGCGCAAAGTCTCGACGAGGCGTCCGCGGTCATCCTGGTGCTGATGGGAGAGAGCCTGTCGAATGTAGGCTTCAACGGCGGACGTTTCCTGTTGCAAGTGCCGTACACCGAATTGCAGGTCCGCCGCGACGCGGCGATTTACGCCTTGCGCAATCTGGTCGGCACGACCCAGGAGGCCTACGGTCCAAACGACTGGCCGCGCGGCCTCGACGGTTACCGTTTGCTGTTACGCGAACTGGAAGCCCAAGGCTATGGCGATTTGCGCGCCTTGCTGCAGGAAAACGAGCTGGCGCGGGTGATGGACGAATTGATCGTGCGCGCCGACCACGGTCGCGTGCAAGGTTTGCGCGCCCTGGGCGTGACGGCCCGCATCGACATCGACCGATTCCGTCGCCTGGTGCTGATCGGCCAGCAGATGGCGGTGGACGAACAGAATCAGCCCTCGCCCTGGTCGCCCCCTTTGACGGCTTTCCTGGAAGCCTTGTTGCTGTTCGCCGAAGCGTTCGACAGTTCGGGCGGTTTCCGGCTGGTGCGGGTGGCACGTCCACCCATACTGTATTACGGCTTGTTCGGCAACCGCGTGGCGGATGCCGGGGAGGATCGCCTCATCAACCTCATCGTGCAACGCAATCGTCTGGCGGAAGCCCTGGATTGCCTGGCCGATTGCGAATGCAGTGGCAATGCGGCGCTGTGCCAAATTGTGCTCGACAAACTGCTGTACGACACCGACCGCTCCATTGATCTTTATTGTTACGGGCAACAGCCTTTCGGCATCCCCGAGCAACGCGCTTCGGCTTACGGCTTGCTGATCGAGGTATTCGCCCATCCGGCCGCCGGCGAAGCGGGGCCGAAGCTCGGCGATTGCTTGGCCCAGCGCGATCCGGAGTTGGCGCGACGCATACGCGACAGCCTGCACGCCATCGCCGGGCCGGATGGCCTGCGTCCGCCCGCCTTCCATACCGAGTTCGCCCATCCGCAGCGCCGCGCGGCTTTTCAGGGTTTGCTGCACCAGGAGTTGTGCCAGCAACGTAACCGCGAAGAACAATGGCGCTCGATGGTGGAAACGATGGCGCCGAATTGCCACGGTTTCGAGACGGTTTACGATGGCATATTCGAGGTGATCGACCGCGCGATCGGCCGTTTGGGCGCCTTGGCCCCGCGGGCCTGCCCGCCGACCGATATATTGCTCCCGCCGCATCCCGACGTCAGTCTGGGGCGCTCGTCGCTGATTTGAACCCGATGAGCGTCCATTAGCCGGAGGAAACCAACATGCAACGCTTAGTGACGACTCATGTCGGGGTAACCGACCATGGAACGAATGCAATCAAGCTGGAAATCGCCGAACAAACGCAGGCCCTGGTAAAGCTCGCCCGGGAGTTCTCCGACTGGGCGACGAGAGGGGCAAAGCACATCGATGAGCGTTTGGATAAGGCCGAAAACAAAGTGCGGGCGCTCGAAAAACGGTTGGATGAGCAATCGGGGGTGATTGGCCAGCAGAAAAAGGACTTGAGCACTTTGGAACATCGTCTGGGCGAGGTGGAAAAAAACGACAAGGAGCTGAAGTCTGCGCTCGTCGCACAAGCAGGAAAAATAAACGATGACATCTTTCCGCGCCTGCGAGCATTGGAGTCACACATACCAACGGGTGGCGGGGCAACCTTTGCCCCGCGCGCCGTGACCCCGCTGGCTGTCGAAGCGATACGTGCGCTTGCGCAGGTGCAGGATTTGGTTACCGACCAGGGTTTCAAACTCAAGGAAAACAACGAAACCATGGTGAAAACACTGCAAGCCGGGACGCCCTATAAAACCATCCTGGGAAAGATCACCGACGATGCCTTGAGGACGGAGTTCGAGCGCGCGTTCGCTACTTTCTCCAAGGGCGATCAGGAGGAGCGCAATAAACGCCTGGCCTTGATCCACGAGCTCAATGCCCGGTTGGTGCACCACTTCGCGCTCCAGGTCGCGTGATCCGCCCTTCGCGAAATTAAACTGAATTCTTTGCCCAAGGAGCCAAGCCATGAGCTTCAACACCACAGAAACCATCCAAAGGCTTTGGGAAACCTTCTTGCGGGAGCAATTGGCCGCCTTGCCGCCGGAGGACAGACAGCAATACGAGCAGCAGTTCGAGGACCGCTTCGGCGATTTGCTGAAGAATGCGGCCAACGGCGACGGGCGCGATGCCTTCATGGATTTGATCGGCTTCGGTGGCAAGGGGCCGGTGGATTTCGCCGACATTTCCTACCCCTACATCCAGCCGGATTTCGACGATTCGGTGGTGCCCAGCCAGCTCCATGCCGCCGCCGAGCTTTATTACATCTACCAGCACGAGCGCATGAAGATCTTCCAGGTGGTGGACGTGCTGCTGCGCCTGTTCCGCCTCGGCAAGATGCGCATCCAGCGCGGACCCGGCGCGCGGGGCCTGTATCTGCTGGAGAAATGGAAACCGCTGCGCTACACCCTGCGCGACCGCATGGCCGCCTATCGCCGGGCCTTCAATTACGGCACCGCTCAAGCGCCCGCCGGGGCGGTGGTCAACCGCAATTTCCACCGCCAGTTGGTGGGCTTCATGGTGGCCTTGTCGCAATACTTCCGCGATCTGCTGATCGGCGAAGTCATCCGCGGCGGCCCGACCATCGAGCAACGACCCTTCGGCTCCATAGGCACGGTGCAGCGCATCGGCCTGGATCTGCGCTATGCCCTGGACCGTTCCACCTACGGCAACATCTTCTCGCTGACCATGGAGGTCGGGCATTACCTGAAGTCGGTGCTGACATTGCTGGATGCCCCTGACATCAAGAAGGCCTTCGATGCCAACACCAAGTGGGACGTGGTCGAGATCGTCTCCAACCGCTACCTGGGCGGCATCGCCGAACCGTCGCAGCGGGCCAAGATGGCGGAGAGCGGCCGGCGCATACTGCAATTCGTCGCCGACAACGACTTCAAGACGGCCATCGATCCCATCCTGTTCCAGTCGACTATCCGGCCCATGGGCGGCCACGCCGAAGCCTGGGTGGCGGCTTACCGCATGACGCCGGAGGGGCGGGGATTCTCCGGCGTGACGCCGGCATTGCGCAGTGTGTTAGGTGTGCGCCAGGCGGCGGGGGCGGTGGTTTAGCTAAAGAACGCCGACTATAGCGATAGGTTCGGACGCTGACCGCCCCCTCGGGTTTCGTCGATGCAACGGGCGGAGCGCCTTCGGTATTCGCCATACGTGACTGAGGAGCAGTGCCATGTATCTTCCCTTCGAAGATGATTTGTTCGATGAGCTCATCGACGAATTCGCCAGGTCTGCCCCTGCGATCCGACGGGCCGTTCCGTATAGACCTCGGCGCATCAGGCGGGATGAGTTCGACTTCATGGAAGATGAATTTGAGTTGTTGGACGAATTTGATCTGATGGACGAGTTTGAATTCGGATCGCCGGGTCAGCGACCACGCCCGGTCAGAGCGAATTTTGTAAGCTGTAATCGGCCCAACGCTGCTATCAGAGCGATTACCGGACCGGACCCGGTCGGCGTTATCCAGGCGGCCAATACCCGCGCAATCGCCCTGTTAGACGGTGCGATCAATGAGCTAACGGCCGAGCGCAATAGAGTTGTTCGCGCAGGCGCGGCGCCGGCATCGGTCAGAGTTGGAATCAGGGGCGCGCTCGAACGGCGCTTTCGCATGAACGCGCTGGATCGGCGTATCTGGACCGGAACCGGTGCCCGCAGTGTGCTCATATTGATCCGCCGACTTCGGGGGGCCCGGCAAATCCTGGCGGATGGCTGGATGCGCTACATCTGCCTGGGCCTACCCACCATTGATTTCACCTTGGGCGGGATAAGGTGCAGATCCGATCCCAACGATGGTTGCGTGGGGGATACGGTTGCGGCGGCCTGCGGCGGAGCTTCTCAAATCGTCTTGTGCAGGCCGTTCTGGAGGGGCCTCAGCAATAGTGTTCAAAACCGCGATTTCCAAGCTTCGACATTGCTGCATGAAGCCCTTCATATCTATTTCGGCTTCATCCAGGACACGGGAATTTTTGCGAACGCCCACTGTTATGAACAATTCGTACTGGATGTGCACGGTCTTCCAGCGCAAGCCGGGTTTGAAGCCGCTTGCGCGTAAAAGAACGGATTGCCCATGGATCAGTATTAAGCCCGGAGGGTACGAAGCGGCACGAAACCCGTGCAACAGCTCATGAATTAGAGGAGATGTCTCGGATGACTTCCGAACGCGATACCTATCGCTCCATGACCGCGCTGTATGGTGACCCGGCTAATCACGAGGGTAAAACCTATGCCAAGCGCTGGAAGCGTCACGAGTGGAGCCAGATGGTGGAAGAACAGGTTACCGACAACGCCGAGACGCAAAAGATCGTCCTGGCCCTCCACGGGGGCGGTATCGAGAAGGGAACCAGCGAGCTCGCCCTTGCCACGGCCGGCTATCATCCGGCGACCCTGTTGCCCCTGGTCGATGGACATGGGCATCACGACTTCTGGCTATTTGAGGGTTTGCTGCCGTGCGGAAATCGCAGACTACACGTAACGGCTTCCAATTATGACGAGCCCATCGCCAATGAACTCGTCAAAAACGCCCGGCGCTGCATCAGCTTGCACGGGTGTACGGATAGCCAAGCGAAAGTATCGGGTCAGGCGCCCGATGGAATCATTCAGATCGGGGGGCTCGACTCCGCGCTGCGGGACATCGTGTTGGAAGAATTGTCCATCGAGGGTATCGCTGCGCAGATCGCGAGCGACGAGATGCTGGATGGCGACGTCGCGAGCAACATCGCCAATAAGACCAAGGTTCGTGGTTGCGTCCAACTCGAGATGGGGACGCGCTTTCGAGCAAGCCTGTATGGGACTGACACA includes:
- a CDS encoding poly-gamma-glutamate hydrolase family protein codes for the protein MTSERDTYRSMTALYGDPANHEGKTYAKRWKRHEWSQMVEEQVTDNAETQKIVLALHGGGIEKGTSELALATAGYHPATLLPLVDGHGHHDFWLFEGLLPCGNRRLHVTASNYDEPIANELVKNARRCISLHGCTDSQAKVSGQAPDGIIQIGGLDSALRDIVLEELSIEGIAAQIASDEMLDGDVASNIANKTKVRGCVQLEMGTRFRASLYGTDTRPQRKNTTLAKFWLLARALRKAMSRVE